One Vicinamibacterales bacterium genomic region harbors:
- a CDS encoding DEAD/DEAH box helicase, producing MASLSLPVLSGDKDQLLQQALGRLAASPRPGGAEADPIVTATRRLPAVGASYAPFPGNVDDRLVNALAARGIEQLYTHQAEAFAHVLAGRNVVTITPTASGKTLCYNAPVLDAILKDPSTRALYLFPTKALAQDQLAELYAMTELIAARAREADAASPDIGVFTYDGDTPSDARRAIRGKAHVVLSNPDMLHSGILPHHPRWGKLFENLKFVVIDELHAYRGVFGSHLANIVRRLRRVCRHYGSDPVFICSSATIANPRELAEALTGKPFELIAQSGAPRGEKFFLFVNPPVVNAQLGIRRSYLSESRRVALEFLKHNLQLILFAQSRLATEILTTYLKDAYHGPPGASDVIRGYRGGYLPNRRREIERGLREGAVRAVVSTSALELGIDIGALDVAVMAGYPGTIAATWQRAGRAGRRATRSAAVLVASSAPIDQFIIRNPSYFFDASPEHALINPDNLHILLDHVKCAAFELPFATDEAFAAAGGAETVNVQEILSVLAEEGFVHQADGQWNWTHESYPADAVSLRSVSSDNFVVVDTTRGERVIAETDFTSAPAMLHEKAIYIVEGQLFQVDRLDFEGRKAYVSSVDCDYYTDAITYTKVTILDTFASDAGHPAPSASRRSHGEVHVVSRVVGFKKIKFYTNENVGSGELDLPEQQMHTSSYWLTIPAALMGALPYGTDDRRDGVVGLAFAMRHVAQLLLMCDRHDIGVSIDGGSLDRNTRTGGRGGVPDALAADPNVFIYDNYPGGIGFSRPLFEMHGLLLERTRELIGSCPCASGCPSCVGPEGNTGPHAKDVASALLDRLLGGRTGVRGGGPPDHDEVVPF from the coding sequence ATGGCCTCTCTATCACTTCCGGTCCTCAGCGGCGACAAGGATCAGCTTCTGCAGCAGGCCCTTGGGCGGCTGGCGGCCTCGCCGCGGCCTGGCGGGGCGGAGGCCGACCCCATCGTGACGGCGACACGGCGGCTGCCCGCGGTCGGCGCGAGCTACGCGCCGTTTCCGGGCAATGTCGATGACCGGCTGGTGAACGCGCTCGCGGCGCGCGGCATCGAGCAGCTCTACACCCACCAGGCAGAAGCGTTCGCGCACGTGCTCGCGGGGCGCAACGTCGTGACGATCACGCCGACGGCGTCGGGAAAGACGCTCTGCTACAACGCGCCGGTGCTCGACGCCATCCTCAAGGATCCGTCCACCCGCGCGCTGTATCTGTTCCCGACCAAGGCGCTCGCGCAGGATCAGCTCGCGGAGCTGTACGCGATGACGGAGTTGATCGCGGCGCGGGCGCGAGAAGCGGACGCGGCGTCGCCCGACATCGGCGTGTTCACCTACGACGGCGACACGCCGTCGGATGCCCGCCGCGCGATCCGCGGCAAGGCGCATGTCGTGCTCAGCAACCCCGACATGCTGCACTCGGGGATCCTGCCGCACCACCCGCGATGGGGGAAGCTGTTCGAGAACCTGAAATTCGTCGTCATCGACGAGCTCCACGCGTACCGCGGCGTGTTCGGCAGCCATCTCGCGAACATCGTGCGGCGGCTGCGCCGGGTCTGCCGCCACTACGGATCGGATCCGGTCTTCATCTGCTCGTCGGCGACGATCGCCAACCCGCGCGAGCTGGCGGAAGCGCTCACCGGGAAGCCGTTCGAGCTGATCGCGCAGAGCGGCGCGCCGCGCGGCGAGAAGTTCTTTCTGTTCGTGAACCCGCCGGTGGTCAACGCGCAGCTCGGCATCCGCCGGTCGTATCTCTCGGAATCGCGCCGCGTCGCGCTCGAGTTCCTCAAGCACAACCTGCAGCTGATCCTGTTCGCCCAGAGCCGTCTCGCGACCGAGATCCTGACGACGTACTTGAAGGATGCGTATCACGGCCCGCCCGGCGCATCGGACGTGATCCGCGGCTATCGCGGCGGGTACCTGCCGAACCGCCGCCGCGAGATCGAGCGCGGACTGCGCGAAGGGGCGGTGCGCGCCGTCGTCTCGACCAGCGCGCTCGAGCTGGGCATCGACATCGGCGCGCTCGACGTCGCGGTCATGGCCGGCTATCCGGGGACGATCGCGGCGACCTGGCAGCGCGCCGGGCGCGCCGGGCGGCGCGCCACGCGCTCGGCGGCGGTCCTCGTCGCGAGCAGCGCGCCGATCGATCAGTTCATCATCCGCAATCCGTCGTACTTCTTCGACGCCTCGCCCGAGCACGCGCTGATCAACCCCGACAATCTGCACATCCTGCTCGACCACGTGAAGTGCGCCGCGTTCGAGCTGCCGTTCGCGACCGACGAGGCGTTCGCGGCGGCGGGTGGGGCCGAGACGGTCAACGTGCAGGAAATCCTCTCCGTGCTTGCGGAGGAAGGCTTCGTCCACCAGGCGGACGGCCAGTGGAACTGGACCCACGAATCGTATCCGGCCGACGCGGTCAGCCTGCGCAGCGTCTCGTCCGACAACTTCGTGGTCGTCGACACGACGCGCGGCGAGCGCGTCATCGCCGAGACCGATTTCACCAGCGCTCCCGCGATGCTGCACGAGAAGGCGATCTACATCGTCGAAGGGCAGCTGTTCCAGGTGGATCGCCTGGACTTCGAGGGGCGCAAGGCGTACGTGAGCAGCGTCGACTGCGACTACTACACCGATGCCATTACGTATACGAAGGTGACGATTCTCGACACCTTCGCGTCGGACGCCGGACATCCGGCGCCGAGTGCGAGCCGCAGATCGCACGGCGAAGTACACGTCGTGTCCCGCGTCGTCGGGTTCAAGAAGATCAAGTTCTACACCAACGAGAACGTCGGCTCCGGCGAGCTGGATCTGCCCGAGCAGCAGATGCACACCTCGTCGTACTGGCTGACGATTCCGGCGGCGCTCATGGGCGCGCTGCCGTACGGCACGGACGATCGGCGGGACGGCGTGGTCGGCCTCGCCTTCGCGATGCGCCATGTCGCCCAGCTGCTGCTGATGTGCGATCGCCACGACATCGGCGTCTCGATCGACGGCGGGTCGCTCGACCGGAACACCCGCACGGGCGGACGCGGCGGCGTGCCCGACGCGCTCGCCGCCGATCCCAACGTCTTCATCTACGACAACTATCCCGGCGGCATCGGTTTCAGCCGGCCGCTGTTCGAGATGCACGGGCTGCTCCTGGAGCGCACGCGCGAGCTGATCGGCAGCTGCCCGTGTGCTTCGGGATGTCCGTCCTGCGTCGGGCCGGAGGGGAATACCGGCCCGCATGCGAAGGACGTCGCCTCGGCTCTCCTCGATCGCCTGCTCGGCGGCCGAACCGGGGTGCGGGGCGGAGGCCCGCCTGACCACGACGAGGTCGTGCCGTTCTGA
- a CDS encoding ribonuclease H-like domain-containing protein, giving the protein MDLTSRLRSIVRPSGAPVRELTYEPDTGRYEATVDLDRVADVLAGRVVTNRFGRALIVDRRYESDRFHGTRRVGECEVPDGETLRLLDPALPPNDSLAPGEKTVFVDLETTGLSGGAGTVAFLVGCGWFDMGAFQVRQFLLTSYAAERALLDAVASCFDGTSLLVTYNGKTFDVPVMETRWMFHRMRMPLESVRHFDMLHPARRLWRSRDGADGFTDRLSGGDDGGCRLSTLERVLCGVRRVGDVPGLEIPGRYFRFLRTGDVRPLEAVLEHNRLDLISLAAVTAHAVQLVEAGTPLCRDAAETLALGKVYERAGCTDRAIDAYRRAAAAPGAHVDVVAEAIYRLAIRLRRDRRFAEAADCWRRLLDVKQGRSGRRSALLAPLRQVAVEALAIHHEHRERDYAGARELALQLLDEADGAAARVKTDTTRRRLARLERKLSTFSAPLLD; this is encoded by the coding sequence ATGGATCTCACCTCGCGGCTTCGATCCATCGTGCGGCCGTCCGGCGCGCCGGTGCGGGAGCTGACCTACGAGCCGGATACCGGCCGCTACGAGGCCACCGTCGATCTCGACCGCGTCGCCGACGTGCTCGCCGGCCGTGTCGTCACCAACCGCTTCGGCCGCGCGCTGATCGTCGACCGCCGCTACGAGTCGGATCGCTTTCACGGAACGCGCCGCGTCGGCGAATGCGAGGTGCCGGATGGAGAGACGCTGCGGCTGCTCGATCCCGCGCTGCCGCCGAACGATTCGCTCGCGCCGGGAGAGAAGACCGTCTTCGTCGACCTCGAGACGACCGGCTTGAGCGGCGGCGCCGGCACGGTCGCGTTTCTCGTCGGCTGCGGCTGGTTCGACATGGGCGCGTTCCAGGTCCGCCAGTTCCTGCTCACCAGCTATGCGGCGGAGCGGGCGCTGCTCGACGCCGTGGCGAGCTGCTTCGACGGCACGTCGCTGCTCGTGACCTATAACGGCAAGACGTTCGACGTGCCGGTGATGGAGACGCGGTGGATGTTCCACCGCATGCGGATGCCGCTCGAATCGGTCCGTCACTTCGACATGCTGCATCCGGCCCGGCGCCTGTGGCGCTCGCGCGACGGCGCCGACGGCTTCACCGATCGGTTGAGCGGCGGCGACGACGGCGGCTGCCGGCTGTCGACGCTCGAGCGGGTGCTGTGCGGGGTGCGCCGCGTCGGCGACGTGCCCGGGCTCGAGATCCCCGGGCGCTACTTCCGCTTCCTGCGGACGGGAGACGTGCGTCCGCTCGAGGCGGTGCTCGAGCACAACCGGCTCGATCTGATTTCGCTTGCAGCCGTCACCGCGCACGCGGTGCAGCTGGTCGAAGCCGGCACGCCGCTGTGCCGCGATGCGGCCGAGACGCTGGCGCTCGGCAAGGTGTACGAGCGCGCCGGCTGCACCGACCGCGCGATCGACGCGTATCGCCGCGCCGCCGCCGCGCCGGGCGCGCACGTCGACGTCGTCGCCGAAGCCATCTACCGCCTGGCCATCCGGCTGCGCCGCGACCGGCGTTTTGCGGAGGCGGCGGACTGCTGGCGCCGCCTGCTGGACGTGAAGCAGGGGAGGAGCGGACGGCGGAGCGCGCTGCTGGCGCCGCTTCGGCAGGTGGCGGTCGAGGCGCTGGCGATTCACCACGAGCACCGCGAGCGCGACTACGCCGGCGCGCGCGAGCTCGCGCTGCAGCTGCTCGACGAGGCGGACGGCGCCGCCGCGCGCGTCAAGACCGACACGACGCGCCGGCGTCTCGCCCGCCTCGAACGCAAGCTCTCCACTTTTAGCGCGCCGCTGCTCGACTGA
- a CDS encoding PadR family transcriptional regulator — protein sequence MARDTDALDDFGRFAEPALMILISLADGPKHGYAMTDDIERVSGVRFGPGTLYGAVTRLEGRGLIARLDTEDRRQPYKLTALGERALRARLASLQAVARVGQRRLAGA from the coding sequence ATGGCCAGGGACACGGACGCGCTCGACGACTTCGGCCGGTTTGCGGAGCCGGCGCTCATGATTCTCATCAGCCTGGCGGACGGGCCGAAGCATGGCTATGCCATGACCGACGACATCGAGCGGGTGTCGGGCGTGCGCTTCGGGCCGGGGACGCTCTACGGCGCGGTCACGCGGCTCGAGGGGCGCGGCTTGATCGCGCGCCTCGACACTGAAGACCGGCGGCAGCCCTACAAGTTGACGGCACTGGGGGAGCGGGCGCTGCGCGCGCGTCTCGCCAGCCTGCAGGCAGTGGCTCGCGTGGGCCAGAGGCGGCTGGCCGGCGCGTGA